In Falco biarmicus isolate bFalBia1 chromosome 7, bFalBia1.pri, whole genome shotgun sequence, a single window of DNA contains:
- the ZDHHC22 gene encoding palmitoyltransferase ZDHHC22 isoform X1 — translation MLVLRLLNVVAPAYFLCISLVTFVLQIFLFIPSMFRDPSTTPLFSPALLHGALFLFLSANAMGNYILVIQSSPEDLGKGLNLGKGAEVVADWLDGSRSPGSALPSTHFCRLCARVTQRHDHHCFFTGNCIGSRNMRNFIMFCLYTSLACLDSLVAGMAYISAALSMSFANPLAFLTLLPHSISQFFSGALLSSEMFVILMLYLWLGIGLACAGFCCHQMLLILRGQTRYQVRKGMAVRARPWRENLQEVFGKRWLLGLLIPVLNVGSDYHRQKEK, via the exons ATGCTAGTTCTCAGGTTGCTCAATGTTGTCGCTCCAGCCTACTTCTTGTGCATCTCCCTAGTGACCTTCGTCCTCCAGATCTTTCTCTTCATCCCCAGCATGTTCAGAGACCCTTCCACCACCCCacttttctctcctgctctgctgcatggggccctcttcctcttcctctcagcTAATGCCATGGGCAACTACATCCTTGTGATCCAGAGCTCCCCCGAGGACTTGGGCAAGGGCTTAAACTTGGGCAAAGGAGCCGAAGTGGTGGCGGACTGGCTGGATGGAAGCAGGTCCCCTGGCTCAGCCTTGCCTAGCACTCACTTCTGTAGACTGTGTGCCAGAGTCACCCAGAGGCATGACCACCACTGTTTCTTCACAGGGAACTGCATCGGGAGCAGGAACATGCGAAACTTCATCATGTTCTGCCTCTACACCTCCCTGGCTTGCCTCGACTCCCTGGTGGCAGGCATGGCTTACATTTCTGCGGCACTCTCCATGTCCTTTGCGAACCCGCTGGCCTTCCTCACTCTTCTGCCTCACTCCATCAGCCAATTCTTCTCAG GAGCTCTCCTTAGCTCTGAGATGTTTGTCATCCTCATGCTCTACCTCTGGCTTGGGATCGGACTGGCCTGCGCTGGCTTCTGCTGCCACCAGATGCTGCTGATCCTGCGTGGGCAGACACGGTACCAGGTGCGGAAGGGGATGGCGGTAAGAGCCCGGCCCTGGAGGGAGAACTTGCAAGAGGTCTTTGGCAAGAGGTGGCTGCTAGGACTTCTCATCCCTGTGCTGAACGTGGGAAGTGACTACCAtaggcagaaagagaaataa
- the ZDHHC22 gene encoding palmitoyltransferase ZDHHC22 isoform X2: protein MLVLRLLNVVAPAYFLCISLVTFVLQIFLFIPSMFRDPSTTPLFSPALLHGALFLFLSANAMGNYILVIQSSPEDLGKGLNLGKGAEVVADWLDGSRSPGSALPSTHFCRLCARVTQRHDHHCFFTGNCIGSRNMRNFIMFCLYTSLACLDSLVAGMAYISAALSMSFANPLAFLTLLPHSISQFFSGPLTASAATHLLPPASTDLLRSCHPSSTGELGLRQQKPREELMG from the exons ATGCTAGTTCTCAGGTTGCTCAATGTTGTCGCTCCAGCCTACTTCTTGTGCATCTCCCTAGTGACCTTCGTCCTCCAGATCTTTCTCTTCATCCCCAGCATGTTCAGAGACCCTTCCACCACCCCacttttctctcctgctctgctgcatggggccctcttcctcttcctctcagcTAATGCCATGGGCAACTACATCCTTGTGATCCAGAGCTCCCCCGAGGACTTGGGCAAGGGCTTAAACTTGGGCAAAGGAGCCGAAGTGGTGGCGGACTGGCTGGATGGAAGCAGGTCCCCTGGCTCAGCCTTGCCTAGCACTCACTTCTGTAGACTGTGTGCCAGAGTCACCCAGAGGCATGACCACCACTGTTTCTTCACAGGGAACTGCATCGGGAGCAGGAACATGCGAAACTTCATCATGTTCTGCCTCTACACCTCCCTGGCTTGCCTCGACTCCCTGGTGGCAGGCATGGCTTACATTTCTGCGGCACTCTCCATGTCCTTTGCGAACCCGCTGGCCTTCCTCACTCTTCTGCCTCACTCCATCAGCCAATTCTTCTCAG GTCCACTCACCGCCTCCGCTGCCacccacctcctgcctcctgccagcacagACTTGCTGAGATCTTGCCATCCCTCCAGCACAGGAGAATTGGGGTTAAGGCAACAGAAACCAAGAGAGGAGTTGATGGGATAG